In a single window of the Ignavibacteria bacterium genome:
- the bshB1 gene encoding bacillithiol biosynthesis deacetylase BshB1, whose protein sequence is MTELDALFFSAHPDDAELCCGGTIAALNKSGKKTGIIDLTKGELGTRGSVKQRFAEAKKASAILGISARENLGISDGNITNTPANRLKVIKAIRKYKPRIIFFPHFHDRHPDHHNTHILVKEAAFYSGLVNIKTAGLKAYRPQRNIYYMQTYTFEPTFIFDISDTFKLKMEAVQCYSTQFYSGKESKGPETFISSKNFLEFIEARCKFYGFQAGVKYGEAFFTEEKIKLNSDTLLKI, encoded by the coding sequence ATGACAGAACTAGACGCTCTGTTCTTTTCTGCGCATCCTGATGATGCAGAATTATGCTGCGGCGGTACAATAGCAGCTTTAAATAAATCAGGCAAAAAAACAGGTATTATTGACCTGACCAAAGGTGAGCTTGGCACCAGGGGTTCGGTTAAACAGCGTTTTGCTGAAGCAAAAAAAGCATCTGCAATTCTGGGCATATCTGCCCGTGAAAACTTAGGCATATCTGACGGAAATATAACGAATACACCTGCAAACAGGCTGAAAGTCATTAAGGCTATAAGAAAGTACAAACCCCGCATTATCTTCTTTCCCCACTTTCACGACAGGCATCCTGACCATCATAATACACATATTCTGGTAAAAGAAGCAGCCTTTTATTCAGGCCTGGTGAATATTAAAACCGCCGGGTTAAAAGCATACAGGCCACAACGCAATATTTATTATATGCAGACCTATACTTTTGAGCCAACCTTTATATTTGATATATCAGATACATTTAAATTGAAGATGGAAGCTGTTCAATGTTATTCAACTCAGTTTTATTCAGGTAAAGAATCTAAGGGACCGGAAACATTTATCAGCTCAAAGAATTTTCTGGAATTTATTGAAGCAAGGTGTAAATTTTACGGCTTCCAGGCAGGAGTAAAATACGGCGAAGCCTTTTTTACAGAAGAAAAGATAAAACTGAATTCAGACACCCTTTTAAAAATATAA
- a CDS encoding CHASE3 domain-containing protein yields the protein MSKSILNKQSLTFLFILGIAVLVSVSILTYMNMKDQNEDHDFISLTFQRTALMDNIYSLVNESETSRRGYYLTGDKQYVTDIQGNKTGMDSLLKQLRVNSLDNSNQLANAELLKPMITERYALFMDGIEVQDIKGTNMKFHKNIFDKGKILNIDIKNLLNKMKKEEFKNLERNKETAEQGSKFAFISFLAGIGASVLILVIVFVSLIKKASHTFALENQEISREELEQIVKERTAEISQINQKLYKKIGELEAMESQLKSSAEQYRKLFEQAHDAIVIFSPDDETVIDVNRRACDLYGFKRDEFIGLSMKSISKNVKQGEDNLKLTLEKGYYHNFQSVQYKKDMTEMLMEINASVFMFNGKKVILSINRDITDRILKVPI from the coding sequence ATGAGCAAATCAATTTTAAACAAACAATCACTCACATTCCTATTTATACTGGGGATTGCTGTGCTTGTATCGGTTTCAATCCTTACATATATGAACATGAAAGATCAGAATGAAGACCATGATTTTATATCGCTGACATTTCAGCGGACAGCATTAATGGATAATATTTATTCACTGGTAAATGAATCAGAAACATCAAGAAGAGGATATTACCTTACCGGGGATAAGCAGTATGTTACTGATATACAAGGGAACAAAACCGGGATGGATTCCCTGCTGAAGCAGCTAAGAGTAAACTCTCTTGATAATTCAAACCAGCTTGCAAACGCAGAGCTTTTGAAGCCAATGATCACTGAAAGATACGCACTGTTTATGGATGGCATTGAGGTGCAGGATATAAAAGGCACAAATATGAAGTTTCACAAGAATATTTTTGATAAAGGAAAGATCCTAAACATAGATATCAAAAATCTTCTGAATAAAATGAAAAAAGAAGAATTTAAAAATCTCGAAAGAAATAAAGAAACTGCTGAACAAGGTTCTAAATTCGCTTTTATTTCATTCCTTGCGGGTATCGGCGCAAGTGTTTTAATACTGGTAATAGTGTTTGTTTCACTGATTAAAAAAGCTTCTCATACCTTCGCTTTAGAAAACCAGGAAATTTCCCGTGAAGAGCTGGAACAGATAGTAAAGGAAAGAACAGCCGAGATTTCACAGATAAACCAGAAATTGTACAAAAAAATAGGTGAGCTCGAAGCAATGGAATCTCAGCTAAAGAGCTCAGCAGAACAGTACAGGAAGCTCTTCGAGCAGGCACATGATGCCATTGTGATCTTTTCTCCAGATGATGAGACAGTTATTGATGTAAACCGAAGGGCTTGCGACCTGTATGGATTTAAGCGCGATGAATTTATAGGACTTTCTATGAAATCAATATCCAAAAATGTAAAACAGGGTGAAGATAATTTAAAGCTTACTCTCGAAAAAGGATATTACCACAACTTTCAGAGCGTTCAGTATAAAAAAGATATGACTGAGATGCTTATGGAAATTAACGCATCGGTTTTTATGTTCAACGGAAAAAAAGTTATACTTTCCATCAACAGGGATATCACAGACAGGATACTTAAAGTTCCAATATAA
- a CDS encoding YbaB/EbfC family nucleoid-associated protein: protein MKLNPMSGMLKQVQKMQEKMQEVQNELENKFVTEEAGGGMVKVTANGKLQVTKIQIEKEVVSPDDPEMLEDLIVAAVNKAIDSAQKMAQEEMQKATSGLIPNIPGLNLPGM, encoded by the coding sequence ATGAAGCTAAACCCAATGTCAGGGATGCTTAAACAGGTTCAGAAGATGCAGGAAAAAATGCAGGAAGTACAAAATGAGCTTGAAAATAAGTTTGTTACAGAAGAAGCCGGAGGCGGAATGGTTAAGGTTACCGCAAACGGAAAGCTTCAGGTAACAAAGATACAGATAGAGAAAGAAGTAGTCTCTCCGGATGACCCCGAAATGCTTGAAGACCTTATTGTGGCAGCTGTAAACAAAGCAATTGATTCCGCTCAAAAAATGGCTCAGGAAGAAATGCAGAAAGCTACATCAGGATTAATACCCAATATTCCCGGATTGAACTTGCCGGGTATGTAA
- the recR gene encoding recombination protein RecR, which translates to MQTSETLEKVAEELAKLPSIGRKTANRIAMYLAKSPAEEVENLSGALLQLKEKIRLCSVCCNITETDPCSICDSQKRSGNSICIIEEPGDVFAIEKTNEFKGKYHVLHGIISPLDGIGPEDIKVKELLMRLSGDVEEVILALNPSVEGEYTITYLSKLIKPLNIKISRIARGIPVGTDLEFADEITIAKAIEGRITL; encoded by the coding sequence ATGCAGACATCAGAAACGCTGGAAAAAGTAGCCGAAGAGCTTGCCAAGCTGCCGAGTATTGGCAGGAAAACCGCTAACAGGATAGCTATGTACCTGGCTAAATCTCCCGCAGAAGAAGTTGAAAATCTCTCAGGCGCACTTCTGCAGCTGAAAGAAAAAATCAGGCTATGCAGCGTTTGCTGCAATATAACTGAAACAGACCCGTGTTCTATTTGTGATTCTCAAAAAAGAAGCGGTAATTCGATATGTATAATTGAAGAGCCGGGTGATGTTTTCGCTATAGAAAAAACGAATGAATTCAAAGGTAAGTACCACGTGCTGCACGGGATAATTTCACCGCTTGACGGGATTGGTCCTGAAGATATCAAAGTAAAAGAGCTGCTTATGAGATTAAGCGGAGATGTTGAAGAAGTAATACTGGCTTTAAATCCGAGTGTTGAAGGTGAATACACTATAACCTATTTAAGTAAACTGATAAAGCCGCTTAATATAAAGATATCAAGAATAGCCAGGGGAATACCCGTGGGTACTGACCTGGAGTTCGCTGATGAGATAACAATCGCCAAGGCAATTGAAGGAAGGATAACGCTGTAA
- a CDS encoding class I SAM-dependent methyltransferase gives MSENWYKKWFSTKEYLELYKHRNSTDAAKIAGLIFRTLKLKKGSKILDVACGNGRHSLIFASKGYNVLGIDLSAFLISEAVKKLKTDYRKQNKLLKFEIRDMRSIQHKNEFDLAVNLFSSFGYFEKDSENFKVFRSISNSLKQGGYFFFDYLNKDNLVKNLVPFDIKKRNRNVIIQVREIKNNAVYKKIYIIKNNKSKNSPAINEFSEMIKLYSLAMVKEAMKESGMKIIKTFGDYSGSRYNRISSERMIILAQKIK, from the coding sequence ATGTCAGAAAACTGGTATAAAAAATGGTTCAGTACCAAGGAATACCTTGAGCTTTATAAACACAGGAACAGTACAGATGCTGCAAAAATAGCAGGGCTTATCTTCCGCACATTAAAACTTAAAAAGGGTTCTAAAATCCTTGATGTTGCCTGCGGTAACGGAAGACACAGCCTGATCTTCGCTTCCAAAGGATATAACGTTCTGGGTATCGATCTTTCAGCATTCCTGATAAGCGAAGCAGTTAAGAAGCTGAAAACAGATTACAGGAAGCAAAATAAGCTTCTTAAGTTCGAAATAAGGGATATGCGCAGCATACAGCATAAAAATGAATTTGACCTTGCTGTAAATCTTTTCAGCAGTTTCGGATATTTTGAAAAAGACAGTGAAAATTTCAAAGTGTTCAGAAGCATATCAAATAGCCTTAAGCAGGGAGGATATTTTTTCTTCGATTATCTCAATAAAGATAATTTGGTAAAAAACCTGGTTCCGTTTGATATAAAAAAAAGAAACCGCAATGTTATAATTCAGGTTAGAGAAATAAAGAACAATGCTGTTTATAAAAAAATTTATATAATAAAGAACAATAAATCAAAAAACTCACCTGCTATCAATGAGTTCAGTGAAATGATAAAATTATATTCACTGGCAATGGTAAAAGAAGCAATGAAAGAGTCTGGGATGAAAATAATAAAGACTTTCGGTGATTATTCCGGCAGCAGATACAACAGAATTTCATCTGAAAGAATGATAATTCTTGCACAAAAAATAAAGTAA
- a CDS encoding carboxypeptidase regulatory-like domain-containing protein, with product MKALKLFVAIFFILAAVRTVTAEDYTLSGKVRYADNNEIVTSGLVRLYTPEGNVEAETNITPAGDYILVVHRIVTGADVIGIADDEWEDFVPTGYPDKVDPAMFTHIDLTGNRTGMDIYVQRTAQNRPGATTTISGVVTNNNIPVPNAVVYAKMGNEYFGYGISNNEGSYTIKNLPVGDYILIAHRIGSQSESMNISLTENTRGGYNFSLRSKTSGVNNPFVYSLSQNYPNPFNPNTVISYSVAKEGNVTLKVFNAAGQQVSELVNMVQQAGIYNVEFNASSLSSGVYFYKLESNGFTAVNKMILVK from the coding sequence ATGAAAGCTTTAAAACTATTTGTAGCAATATTTTTTATTTTAGCAGCAGTAAGAACAGTAACAGCTGAAGATTATACTTTAAGCGGAAAAGTAAGATACGCAGATAATAACGAAATAGTTACATCAGGTTTAGTAAGATTGTATACGCCAGAAGGTAATGTAGAAGCAGAAACAAACATAACTCCGGCAGGGGACTATATCCTTGTAGTACACCGTATTGTTACCGGTGCTGATGTTATAGGCATAGCCGATGATGAATGGGAAGATTTTGTACCGACAGGCTATCCTGATAAAGTTGATCCTGCTATGTTCACACATATTGATTTAACCGGTAACAGAACCGGAATGGATATATACGTTCAGCGCACAGCACAGAACAGACCGGGAGCTACAACAACAATCAGCGGTGTTGTTACCAATAATAATATTCCTGTGCCAAATGCAGTTGTTTATGCAAAAATGGGAAATGAATATTTTGGTTACGGAATTTCAAACAATGAAGGCAGTTATACAATTAAAAATCTGCCGGTTGGTGATTATATTTTAATTGCTCACAGGATCGGAAGCCAGTCTGAATCAATGAATATCAGCTTAACCGAAAATACAAGAGGCGGTTATAATTTTTCACTCAGATCTAAAACATCCGGTGTAAATAATCCATTTGTTTATTCACTTTCTCAGAACTATCCAAATCCGTTCAACCCAAATACCGTGATCAGCTATTCAGTAGCTAAAGAAGGTAATGTGACACTGAAAGTATTCAATGCTGCAGGTCAGCAGGTTTCTGAGCTTGTTAACATGGTTCAGCAGGCAGGTATATATAATGTGGAATTCAATGCTTCTTCACTTTCAAGCGGTGTATATTTTTATAAGCTCGAATCAAACGGCTTTACTGCTGTAAATAAAATGATATTAGTCAAGTAA
- a CDS encoding S8 family serine peptidase, whose amino-acid sequence MKTFIRFFILVFIAAFSNPFISYSKDHFVYYQGSKYFMTENNGYIAVKFSDNTPLSEMNKVIGTISPLIESRNDFNASSVGRNRYSVSVVKLKAGVSENSYAVQNIAESMRSFGSVNYTGMCYRYNDKVLHFSLGEVIVKFKNNVSSFDISNLNRLFKATIIEKINGFENTYLVSINENNSDDVFELSNKYALTQFVEFAHPNFLRSEMLLEAGNENKGHKDHKSHSSNQNSRLTPNDTLVPRMWNLNNTGTNIPFGVVGTPGCDMNMFNAWDITTGNPNVMIAIVDTGIDTNHTDLRPNLCDRNLWYDAYDNDQKPYDEYYHGTGVSGIPSAAGNNIAGNAGIAFSSQVMPVRVFGPAPAGFTTDLILAKGLNWSWQHGACVINCSWGGGIPGSLITFAIQNAVNYGRNGKGAVVFGGAGNADTNVVIYPASMDEVIGVGGLSPCYERKSRTSCDNIGGFQDWGACYGEGMELVAPCTFIGTTELGGGWCVCGNGTSDSSPMAAGVAALMISKNINISGDSVKLIMEKYARKVGNYSYNVPKENGMWNEEMGYGMIDAKICLDMTPAGPTQIYDQVPPILTIYPPESNVYTTPISVEAVITDNVGLNTSSYGPRLYYKTLQSSQIQVIPGYNVSGSRYRFTFPVIPYSEGLFYYIAAQDVVPVPNYITYPLGGSGVNPPGNIAPQKFMFVRNTNKFDSSFASSDVPIRITADRETSFVSILNNPVNKTILDVNVLLNVQHTFDADLSFSLISPSGTEIILAGGVGVDGNDFTDTYFDDEAPVAIDSSAAAPPFTGVFRPIDKLWLFDGENSLGQWKLRVTDNGFQDGGFLLGWSVIFKYSTEGNNVNLPGNFSLVKNYPNPFNPKTRIIFNVPRTANIKITIYDAAGREVKTIMNEQRTAALEDFVDFDASNFASGVYFYSMQADGEFIESKKMVFVK is encoded by the coding sequence ATGAAAACATTTATCAGATTCTTTATTTTGGTTTTTATAGCAGCTTTTTCTAATCCTTTCATTTCATATTCCAAAGATCATTTTGTCTATTACCAGGGCAGCAAATATTTTATGACTGAAAATAACGGTTACATTGCCGTCAAGTTCAGTGATAATACTCCACTGAGTGAAATGAATAAAGTAATCGGCACAATTTCACCGCTTATAGAAAGCCGGAATGATTTCAATGCTTCTTCCGTAGGTAGAAACAGGTATTCAGTTTCTGTTGTGAAGCTTAAAGCCGGGGTATCTGAAAATTCGTATGCGGTTCAGAATATTGCGGAATCTATGCGGAGTTTCGGTAGTGTGAACTATACAGGTATGTGCTACAGGTATAACGATAAGGTCCTGCATTTCTCACTTGGCGAAGTGATAGTTAAATTCAAAAATAACGTTTCAAGCTTTGATATCAGTAATCTCAACAGGTTGTTTAAAGCCACTATTATTGAAAAGATCAACGGGTTTGAAAATACTTACCTTGTATCAATAAATGAAAACAATAGTGATGATGTATTTGAGCTTTCAAATAAATATGCTTTAACGCAGTTCGTTGAATTTGCTCACCCTAATTTTTTAAGAAGTGAAATGCTGCTTGAAGCAGGAAATGAAAATAAAGGTCACAAGGATCACAAAAGTCATTCTTCAAATCAGAATTCACGATTAACACCAAATGATACATTGGTCCCGCGGATGTGGAACCTGAACAATACCGGTACTAATATTCCATTTGGTGTAGTTGGAACCCCCGGGTGCGATATGAATATGTTCAATGCCTGGGATATTACTACAGGTAATCCAAATGTAATGATAGCCATTGTTGATACAGGTATTGATACAAATCATACAGACCTGAGGCCGAATTTATGCGATCGAAATTTATGGTATGATGCATATGATAATGATCAGAAGCCATATGATGAATATTACCACGGTACCGGCGTAAGCGGTATACCAAGCGCAGCAGGCAATAATATTGCCGGTAATGCAGGTATCGCATTTTCAAGCCAGGTTATGCCGGTTAGAGTATTTGGACCAGCTCCAGCCGGATTTACAACTGATCTGATTCTTGCCAAAGGATTGAATTGGTCATGGCAGCACGGAGCATGCGTTATTAACTGCAGCTGGGGAGGCGGAATCCCGGGCTCATTAATTACCTTTGCAATACAGAATGCCGTAAATTACGGCAGGAACGGAAAAGGGGCAGTTGTTTTTGGAGGTGCAGGTAATGCCGATACTAATGTTGTAATATATCCTGCTTCAATGGATGAGGTGATAGGTGTAGGCGGATTGAGTCCGTGTTATGAGCGCAAAAGCAGAACAAGCTGCGATAATATCGGTGGCTTTCAGGATTGGGGCGCATGTTACGGTGAAGGAATGGAACTTGTAGCTCCTTGCACATTTATTGGTACAACAGAGCTTGGCGGCGGTTGGTGTGTTTGCGGAAACGGAACATCTGATTCATCACCAATGGCAGCAGGCGTTGCAGCTTTGATGATAAGTAAAAATATTAATATTTCGGGTGATTCAGTTAAGCTAATAATGGAAAAATATGCAAGGAAGGTCGGTAATTACAGCTACAATGTTCCAAAGGAAAACGGAATGTGGAATGAAGAAATGGGTTATGGAATGATCGATGCTAAAATTTGTCTGGATATGACACCTGCGGGTCCGACTCAAATTTATGACCAGGTTCCGCCAATACTTACAATTTATCCTCCGGAAAGTAATGTATATACAACGCCAATTTCCGTTGAAGCAGTCATCACTGATAATGTGGGCTTAAATACTTCTTCATACGGACCGAGATTGTATTACAAGACTCTCCAGTCAAGTCAGATTCAGGTTATACCGGGATATAATGTATCAGGTAGCAGATATCGTTTTACATTCCCGGTGATTCCGTACAGTGAAGGATTATTCTATTACATCGCAGCTCAGGATGTAGTTCCTGTTCCGAATTATATTACTTACCCATTGGGTGGTTCTGGTGTAAATCCACCCGGAAATATTGCTCCGCAAAAGTTCATGTTTGTAAGGAATACCAATAAGTTTGATTCTTCTTTTGCAAGCAGTGATGTACCTATCAGAATTACTGCTGATAGGGAAACATCATTCGTTTCTATATTAAATAACCCAGTAAATAAAACCATACTTGATGTTAATGTACTGTTGAATGTGCAGCATACATTTGACGCTGATCTTTCTTTCAGCTTAATTTCTCCATCAGGCACTGAGATTATTCTTGCAGGCGGCGTTGGAGTTGACGGAAATGATTTTACCGATACATATTTTGATGATGAAGCGCCTGTTGCAATTGATAGCTCCGCGGCTGCGCCGCCCTTTACAGGGGTATTCAGACCTATTGATAAATTGTGGCTTTTTGATGGCGAAAATTCCCTCGGTCAGTGGAAGCTGCGTGTAACCGATAATGGTTTTCAGGATGGTGGTTTTTTGCTAGGCTGGAGCGTTATTTTTAAATATTCCACCGAAGGAAATAATGTTAATTTACCGGGTAATTTCAGCCTGGTAAAAAATTATCCAAATCCATTTAATCCCAAAACACGAATAATTTTCAACGTACCAAGAACTGCGAATATAAAGATCACCATTTATGATGCTGCAGGCAGGGAAGTAAAAACAATAATGAACGAACAGCGCACAGCTGCTCTGGAAGATTTTGTAGATTTTGATGCTTCGAATTTTGCCAGTGGTGTGTATTTCTATTCAATGCAGGCAGATGGAGAATTTATCGAAAGCAAAAAAATGGTTTTTGTAAAATAA
- the arfB gene encoding aminoacyl-tRNA hydrolase, which translates to MLKNIDLNKILKEVKFNTSRSGGKGGQNVNKVETKVELVFNIPGSLVIDDEIKETLQKKLYNKLDSDHSLRITSQTERTQLGNRKKAIEKFIKLINAALIKEKIRIKTVKSYSSKQQVLEEKRKHSKKKENRRKKDFDDE; encoded by the coding sequence ATGTTAAAGAATATAGATCTGAATAAAATTCTTAAAGAAGTTAAGTTTAACACCTCCCGCAGCGGCGGAAAAGGCGGACAGAATGTTAACAAAGTTGAAACCAAGGTAGAGCTCGTTTTCAATATTCCCGGCTCACTTGTTATTGATGATGAAATAAAAGAAACCCTGCAGAAAAAGCTCTATAATAAGCTTGATTCAGATCACAGCTTAAGGATAACATCACAAACCGAGCGAACCCAGCTTGGCAACAGGAAAAAAGCCATTGAAAAGTTCATCAAGCTTATAAATGCTGCATTGATAAAAGAAAAGATCCGCATTAAAACCGTTAAAAGCTACTCATCCAAACAACAGGTGCTGGAAGAAAAACGCAAACACAGCAAAAAGAAAGAGAACAGAAGAAAAAAAGACTTTGATGATGAATAA